A region of Flavobacteriales bacterium DNA encodes the following proteins:
- a CDS encoding gliding motility-associated C-terminal domain-containing protein — MRHYIVIIVLITWSIGKLYAQQNLILNNDVYLVVNEGEVVLENSSSNALRSSGTGGNIISESQNGIINWKVGEDTGRYVVPFATTNWIKIPLEILIEKAGTGGDGLKIATYQTDEENQPLPLGVTPLINCKEEDHSLAVVDRFWNIEATNYNEKPQVKLSLAYEDSELGGENSIVEENLTAMSYNPIIQKWENVGGVTNESNNAVNQISVNPATFNSIWLLADSSSFFPELCVDGLIIPEAFTPNGDAINETFQILGLQHYKQHNIAIYNRWGSLIFYTEDYDGLWEGTNQDGQLLPAGLYFYVINLTLNNETEETQKGTVFIQY; from the coding sequence ATGAGACATTACATCGTCATCATAGTATTGATTACTTGGAGTATAGGAAAGCTTTATGCTCAACAAAATCTGATTTTGAATAACGATGTTTATCTGGTTGTTAATGAAGGAGAAGTTGTTCTTGAGAATTCCAGTTCAAATGCGCTGAGATCATCTGGTACAGGAGGAAATATTATTTCTGAAAGCCAAAATGGGATCATCAATTGGAAAGTAGGAGAAGATACAGGAAGATATGTAGTTCCTTTTGCAACAACAAATTGGATTAAAATTCCATTAGAAATTTTAATAGAGAAAGCTGGAACTGGAGGAGATGGGTTAAAGATTGCAACCTATCAAACAGACGAAGAGAACCAGCCGTTACCGCTAGGAGTAACTCCCCTCATTAATTGTAAAGAAGAAGATCATTCATTGGCTGTTGTGGATCGGTTTTGGAATATTGAAGCTACTAACTATAATGAAAAGCCCCAGGTTAAATTGAGTTTAGCTTATGAAGACAGTGAATTAGGAGGAGAGAATTCAATTGTGGAGGAAAATTTAACAGCAATGTCTTATAACCCAATTATTCAAAAGTGGGAAAATGTTGGAGGTGTAACTAATGAAAGCAATAATGCAGTGAATCAAATATCTGTAAATCCCGCTACTTTTAATTCCATTTGGTTATTGGCGGATTCTTCCTCTTTTTTCCCCGAGCTGTGTGTTGATGGGTTAATCATTCCAGAAGCTTTTACTCCCAATGGAGATGCAATTAATGAGACATTTCAGATTTTAGGGTTGCAACACTATAAACAACACAATATTGCTATTTATAATAGATGGGGTAGTTTGATTTTTTATACTGAAGATTACGACGGTTTGTGGGAAGGAACGAATCAAGATGGGCAGTTGTTGCCAGCTGGACTTTATTTTTATGTGATAAACCTAACACTTAACAACGAAACTGAAGAAACCCAAAAAGGAACGGTTTTTATCCAATATTAG
- a CDS encoding type IX secretion system membrane protein PorP/SprF, producing the protein MKQVGILLAVFLWMGAIIAQQIPLFSNYNASLLTVNPAYAGSKEKTVFSLVNRNQWIGFKGAPTTQALNIHTPILYRNMGVGLALLKDKIGPLSNTSIHLNFAYQIKLSKSSYIAMGIRGGGDFMAGSFNQLKTIESEDPLLLNTSIAIFSPNFGVGAYYKCQKAFIGFSVPYLIKHQYSPSSSAILYSLKQHFYLTAGMNEKLKMKMQYIPSLIVKYTQAAPIQLELTNILKVKNKYEIGLAYRLTDAYIALLGIQITNKVKLGYSFDWSFANRTFKNNQGSHEVYLRYSPSLTKKIEEVTPRYL; encoded by the coding sequence ATGAAGCAAGTGGGGATACTATTAGCAGTGTTTTTATGGATGGGAGCTATTATAGCTCAACAAATCCCCCTGTTCTCTAATTATAATGCGAGCTTATTAACCGTCAATCCAGCTTATGCAGGAAGTAAAGAAAAGACAGTGTTTAGTCTCGTTAATCGGAATCAATGGATTGGTTTTAAAGGAGCTCCTACTACTCAGGCGCTAAATATACATACTCCTATTTTATATCGAAACATGGGGGTAGGATTAGCATTATTAAAAGATAAGATTGGTCCGTTATCAAATACATCCATTCATTTGAACTTTGCCTATCAAATAAAACTTTCGAAGTCGAGTTACATAGCAATGGGAATAAGAGGGGGAGGAGATTTTATGGCAGGAAGTTTCAATCAATTAAAAACAATAGAAAGTGAAGATCCCCTGTTATTGAATACATCAATAGCTATTTTTTCTCCTAATTTTGGCGTAGGAGCATATTATAAATGTCAAAAAGCCTTTATCGGTTTTTCAGTACCGTATTTAATTAAACATCAATATAGCCCTAGTAGTAGTGCTATATTGTATAGTTTAAAACAGCATTTCTATCTAACAGCAGGGATGAATGAGAAGTTAAAGATGAAAATGCAGTATATTCCTTCTCTTATCGTAAAGTATACTCAAGCAGCCCCAATACAATTAGAATTGACCAATATATTAAAAGTTAAAAACAAGTATGAAATAGGATTAGCTTATCGATTAACAGATGCCTATATTGCATTGTTAGGAATCCAAATAACGAATAAAGTAAAACTAGGGTATTCTTTTGATTGGTCCTTTGCCAATAGAACATTCAAAAATAACCAAGGGTCGCATGAAGTGTATTTGAGATATAGTCCCTCACTCACCAAAAAAATAGAAGAAGTAACACCAAGATATTTGTAG
- a CDS encoding LytTR family DNA-binding domain-containing protein, which translates to MIKTVIIDDDEVTHKVIKNYIERLDDVEVIGSFYDGVEAISFLNEKEVDLLFLDVEMPEMTGFSFLDAVRFKGSVIIVSSEQTYALKAFGYNVLDFLHKPILIERFYQAINRFKDQKIERSQEVSTMNDIIFVRVNRQLRRIDCKDIISITANGDYLKILLRNDERLHVYGTLINFQKIITDFLVRIHRKHIVNISEIQEITDSGCHIKGVYYPIGRTYIQELKSKLNIF; encoded by the coding sequence ATGATAAAGACAGTTATAATAGATGACGATGAAGTGACACACAAAGTGATTAAAAACTATATAGAACGATTAGATGACGTAGAGGTAATTGGGAGTTTTTATGACGGAGTTGAGGCCATTTCATTTTTGAATGAGAAAGAGGTAGATCTTCTATTTCTGGATGTAGAAATGCCTGAAATGACAGGCTTTTCTTTTTTAGATGCCGTTCGGTTTAAGGGCAGTGTAATTATCGTTTCCTCAGAACAAACTTATGCCCTCAAGGCATTTGGTTATAATGTCTTGGATTTTTTACATAAGCCTATTTTAATTGAACGATTTTATCAGGCTATAAATCGGTTTAAAGATCAGAAAATAGAACGTTCTCAAGAGGTTTCTACAATGAATGATATCATTTTTGTTAGGGTAAATAGGCAACTGAGAAGAATAGATTGTAAAGATATTATTAGCATTACAGCTAACGGTGATTATTTAAAGATATTATTAAGAAATGACGAACGTCTACATGTCTATGGAACACTGATTAATTTTCAAAAAATAATTACAGATTTCTTAGTTAGAATACATCGGAAACATATTGTAAATATTAGTGAAATTCAAGAAATAACAGATTCAGGGTGCCATATAAAAGGTGTATATTATCCTATTGGAAGGACCTATATTCAAGAGCTGAAATCCAAATTAAATATTTTTTAG